The Synechococcus sp. UW179A DNA window CCGCGATGTGATGGGTGCACTCAACGTCGACTACCAAGATGCAATGAACACCATCGCAATCGTGACTGGTGGCAACTACTCGGGGCTCACCTACGAAAGCGGACAGGTCCGCAACATCTATGTGCAAGGAACTCCTGATCAGCGCAAGAACTTCGATGACATTCTCGATATCTACGTTCACGACAGAGATGGAGGCCTGGTTCAGGTATCCCAGTTCGCCAGCATGGATCTCAGCAGCGCCCCACCGGTGATCAATCACTTCAACCTGTACCGATCGATTCTGATCCAGGGTTCTGAGGCCGCCGGCAAAAGCAGCGGTCAGGCACTGGAGAGCATGCAGCAGATCTTCAAGATGGAGAATTTCACCAACATCGGCTCTGCTTTTACAGGTCTCGCAGCGCTTCAGCTCTCCTCCGGAAACGCCAGCTTGGTGGTATTTGGACTCGGACTGCTGATCGTTTACCTCGTGTTGTCAGCCCAGTACGAAAGCTACGTGACCCCGGTGATCATCCTGGCGACGGTTCCTTTAGCCATGCTTGGCGCGCTGGCATTCCTGAGTCTGCGCTCGATTGATCTCAATATTTACGCTCAGGTTGGGCTTGTGACCCTGATTGGTCTGGCCGCCAAAAACGGGATTTTGATCGTTGAGGTCGCCGAACAACGACTTGAACAGGGCAAGTCTGCTGTTGAAGCGGTCATCGAATCTGCTGAATCGCGACTTCGTCCGATTCTGATGACAGCGATCGCGGCCCTCGCCGGTTTTCTTCCACTAGTGGTGGCCAATGGAGCCGGCTCTCACAGTCAGCAGTCGCTGGGAACTGTGATCTTCGGTGGGCTTTTGGTTGCCACAGTGCTGTCTCTAGGGGTGGTACCGCCTTTTTATGTGGTGATCAAAGGTCTGGAGTCACGCTTGTTCAACCAAAAGCAGCAGGATGGCAGCGATGATGCATCAATCGCTGGTGCCAGCTGACTCAATCTGGACCTGGAAACAATCCGACGGCAGCACCCTTGAAGTCGCCTGGCAGTGCTATGCAGACACTTCAGACCACAAGCAGAACAGCACTGTTCCCGCTGTCGTCCTGGTGCATGGCTTCGGCGCCAGCAGCAAGCACTGGCGTCACAATTTGCCTGTACTGGGGCAACAAGCCCCTACGTATGCTCTCGACCTGATCGGCTTTGGCGGCAGCAGCCAACCTCAGGCGCTGCTTCCAGGCGAACAACCTGCTTTTGACCAAGCAGATCAGAGTCAAGCCCTTGTCTATAGCTTCGATCTTTGGGGCAAACAGGTTGCCGACTTCTGCAAGGCAGTGGTTCAAGGTCCAGTGCTTTTGGTCGGCAACTCGATTGGCGGAGTCGTGGCGTTACGCGCCGCGCAGCTGCTTGAAGACCAATGCAAAGGAGTGGTGCTGATCGACTGCGCTCAACGACTGATGGATGACAAGCAGCTGGCAACCCAACCGGCCTGGATGGCCTGGATCAGGCCGCTCTTGAAGACACTGGTGAGGCAGCGCTGGCTAAGCACAGCTCTGTTTCGAAATGCCGCGCGACCCAGTGTGATCCGCAGTGTTCTGAAACAGGCCTACCCAAGCGGTGACAACGTCGACGACCAGCTCATTGAGCTTCTCTACAAGCCAACGCAACGCTCAGGGGCCGCAGAAGCTTTCCGAGGCTTCATCAATCTGTTTGACGATCACCTCGCACCCG harbors:
- a CDS encoding alpha/beta fold hydrolase; the protein is MHQSLVPADSIWTWKQSDGSTLEVAWQCYADTSDHKQNSTVPAVVLVHGFGASSKHWRHNLPVLGQQAPTYALDLIGFGGSSQPQALLPGEQPAFDQADQSQALVYSFDLWGKQVADFCKAVVQGPVLLVGNSIGGVVALRAAQLLEDQCKGVVLIDCAQRLMDDKQLATQPAWMAWIRPLLKTLVRQRWLSTALFRNAARPSVIRSVLKQAYPSGDNVDDQLIELLYKPTQRSGAAEAFRGFINLFDDHLAPDLLENLQQPVDLIWGQKDPWEPISEAQEWVKCFGCIDSLTILEKAGHCPHDESPNEVNKQLINILEKY